In Methanosarcina siciliae T4/M, one genomic interval encodes:
- a CDS encoding bile acid:sodium symporter family protein yields the protein MVETTSFLNFLETIGVLGTLVFVLTSMLGMGFSLTVQQILAPLSNRKLVILSLAANFILVPLLALGVLLIFPLSEGLSIGLFLLGTSAGAPFLPKLAQVAKGDTAFAVGLMVLLMVVTIFYVPIVLPLFLSGVTISPWDIAKSLILLMLLPLILALFIRARYEEIASGLLPLMTQATNLSLLVLFVAFFVVYLSDLISVIGSTAVLAAAVFLLISFIIGYFLGGSAGPVKRVLALGTAQRNLSAALAISALNFTDPEVMVMIMVVALAGLILLMFIGEELGKRAEKLA from the coding sequence ATGGTTGAAACCACCTCTTTTTTGAATTTTCTTGAGACTATAGGCGTCCTTGGCACATTGGTCTTCGTGCTTACCAGTATGCTTGGGATGGGATTTTCCCTTACGGTGCAGCAGATTCTGGCCCCTCTGAGCAACAGGAAGCTGGTAATTCTCTCACTGGCGGCTAATTTCATACTGGTCCCGTTGCTAGCTCTCGGGGTACTGCTAATATTTCCTCTTTCCGAAGGGCTTTCAATCGGCCTATTCCTGCTCGGTACTTCCGCAGGAGCCCCGTTCCTGCCGAAGCTCGCACAGGTGGCAAAAGGGGACACTGCTTTTGCAGTAGGGCTTATGGTACTCCTGATGGTGGTAACCATTTTTTACGTCCCGATAGTCCTTCCGCTTTTTCTCTCGGGGGTTACAATAAGCCCCTGGGACATAGCAAAGTCCCTCATTCTGCTGATGCTCCTCCCCCTTATTCTTGCCCTGTTCATCCGGGCAAGATACGAGGAAATTGCCAGCGGGCTTCTGCCCCTGATGACCCAGGCTACTAACCTTTCCCTGCTTGTCCTTTTTGTGGCTTTCTTTGTAGTCTACCTCTCGGACCTCATAAGCGTTATAGGCAGTACAGCGGTCCTTGCGGCAGCAGTTTTCCTGCTTATTTCGTTTATTATCGGCTATTTCCTCGGGGGGTCTGCCGGACCTGTAAAAAGAGTACTTGCTCTAGGGACTGCCCAGCGCAACCTTTCGGCAGCCCTGGCAATTTCCGCACTTAATTTCACAGACCCTGAAGTAATGGTCATGATCATGGTAGTGGCACTGGCAGGTCTCATCCTGCTTATGTTTATAGGGGAAGAGCTGGGAAAGCGGGCGGAAAAGCTTGCATAA
- a CDS encoding LURP-one-related/scramblase family protein has translation MGRLRDRLKDRESTGGPVGHKAESKQRYKMHEKLVSIGDDYWIENEAGERAFYVDGKALRIRDTLIIKDVQGHELYKLKEKLLRIKDTLNIEDGQGRTAATIKKALITPLRDRWKVDLGDGSEMEAHGNILDHEYNIESGREKVAEVSKKWFRIRDTYGVEVSPGQDTALILAITVAIDQMAHD, from the coding sequence ATGGGACGATTAAGGGACAGGCTCAAGGATCGTGAAAGCACGGGCGGTCCCGTTGGCCACAAAGCAGAAAGTAAACAACGCTACAAAATGCACGAGAAGCTCGTTTCCATAGGGGATGACTACTGGATTGAAAATGAGGCTGGGGAGAGGGCATTTTATGTTGACGGCAAAGCTCTCCGTATTCGCGACACCCTGATTATCAAAGATGTGCAGGGACATGAACTGTACAAACTCAAGGAGAAGCTGCTCAGGATAAAGGATACGCTGAACATCGAAGACGGACAGGGAAGAACGGCTGCAACGATCAAAAAAGCCCTGATCACACCTCTCCGCGACCGCTGGAAAGTAGACCTTGGGGACGGATCTGAAATGGAGGCTCATGGCAATATCCTGGATCACGAATATAATATCGAGTCCGGGAGAGAAAAGGTTGCGGAAGTCTCCAAGAAGTGGTTCCGAATAAGAGATACCTATGGGGTAGAGGTTTCTCCAGGACAGGATACCGCCCTGATCCTGGCAATTACGGTAGCAATTGACCAGATGGCACATGACTGA